Proteins encoded within one genomic window of Humulus lupulus chromosome 1, drHumLupu1.1, whole genome shotgun sequence:
- the LOC133831140 gene encoding isopentenyl-diphosphate Delta-isomerase I, chloroplastic-like, whose product MGDSADAGMDAVQRRLMFEDECILVDENDRVVGHDTKYNCHLMEKIEKENLLHRAFSVFLFNSKYELLLQVFLTIFEGH is encoded by the exons ATGGGAGACTCTGCCGATGCTGGAATGGACGCTGTCCAGAGACGCCTTATGTTTGAGGACGA ATGCATTCTAGTGGATGAGAATGACCGGGTTGTTGGTCATGATACAAAATATAATT GTCACTTGATGGAAAAGATTGAAAAGGAAAATTTGCTGCACAGGGCTTTCAGTGTGTTTTTGTTCAACTCGAAATACGAGTTGCTTCTTcaggtatttcttacaatatttGAGGGACATTAA